A genomic region of Streptomyces sp. R33 contains the following coding sequences:
- a CDS encoding GlsB/YeaQ/YmgE family stress response membrane protein produces the protein MGILAWILIGLLAGLIAKAIMPGKDPGGLILTMLIGIAGGLLGGWLGKVIFGVDSIDGFFDLSTWIAAIIGSVILLALYRLVIGNKRHHHSHA, from the coding sequence ATGGGCATTCTGGCTTGGATTCTCATAGGGCTGCTCGCGGGCCTCATCGCCAAGGCGATCATGCCGGGCAAGGACCCGGGCGGCCTCATCCTCACCATGCTGATCGGGATCGCGGGCGGCCTGCTCGGTGGCTGGCTCGGCAAGGTCATCTTCGGCGTCGACTCCATCGACGGCTTCTTCGACCTCTCCACCTGGATCGCCGCCATCATCGGCTCCGTCATCCTCCTCGCCCTCTACCGCCTGGTCATCGGCAACAAGCGCCACCACCACAGCCACGCCTGA
- a CDS encoding chaplin, with translation MFRIAKAVAVTAAAGAVLAGGAGMAAADATAEGAAIGSPGVLSGNVVQVPIHIPVNICGNTVNIVGLLNPAFGNVCINDGGHKDGHYKGEQHGEY, from the coding sequence ATGTTCCGTATCGCCAAGGCCGTAGCCGTTACCGCCGCTGCCGGTGCCGTTCTGGCAGGCGGGGCCGGCATGGCCGCCGCCGACGCCACCGCCGAAGGCGCCGCCATCGGCTCCCCCGGTGTCCTGTCCGGCAACGTCGTCCAGGTCCCCATCCACATCCCGGTCAACATCTGCGGCAACACCGTCAACATCGTCGGCCTCCTCAACCCCGCCTTCGGCAACGTGTGCATCAACGACGGCGGGCACAAGGACGGCCACTACAAGGGCGAGCAGCACGGCGAGTACTGA
- a CDS encoding IS30 family transposase yields the protein MRPFDTKPCSGRYLSFREREEIALLKAQGKGVRQIARDVGRDPGTISRELRRNAATRGGRSDYRASVAQWKADMAARRPKTAKLVANPRLHAYVHERLSGQISTSRGRAIAGPATGEWTGRNKPHRKDRAWVQAWSPEQVANRIKVDFPDDESMRISHEAIYQALYIQGRGALKRELILCLRTGRALRVPRARSRRKTWAHVTPEALISERPAEAEDRAVPGHWEGDLIIGLERSAIGTVVERSTRFTMLVHLPREDGYGTIPRTKNGPALAGYGAISMKKALANTMSTLPEQLTRSVTWDRGKEMSAHAQFRIETGIPVFFADPHSPWQRGTNENTNGLLRQYFPKGTDLSRWSAEEIEAVAHTLNTRPRKTLGWKTPAEAFNEQLLLLQQTSVATTG from the coding sequence ATGCGGCCGTTCGATACGAAGCCCTGTTCGGGCAGGTACCTGTCGTTTCGTGAGCGGGAGGAAATCGCGCTCCTCAAAGCCCAGGGCAAGGGAGTTCGCCAGATCGCTCGAGACGTCGGTCGTGATCCGGGAACGATTTCCCGTGAACTGCGGCGCAACGCGGCCACCAGAGGCGGCAGGAGTGACTATCGGGCATCAGTCGCCCAGTGGAAGGCCGACATGGCCGCGCGCCGGCCGAAAACGGCGAAGCTGGTTGCCAACCCGCGGTTGCACGCTTACGTCCACGAGCGGCTGTCCGGTCAGATCAGCACGTCACGCGGCAGGGCGATCGCGGGTCCCGCGACAGGCGAGTGGACGGGACGGAACAAGCCACATCGCAAGGATCGGGCGTGGGTCCAGGCATGGAGTCCGGAGCAGGTCGCGAACCGGATCAAGGTTGACTTCCCGGATGATGAGTCCATGCGCATCAGCCACGAGGCGATCTATCAGGCCCTCTACATTCAGGGCCGCGGAGCGCTGAAACGCGAGCTCATCCTGTGTCTTCGGACCGGTCGCGCTCTGCGTGTGCCGCGAGCGCGATCACGGCGGAAGACTTGGGCGCACGTCACGCCGGAAGCGTTGATCAGCGAAAGGCCCGCCGAGGCCGAGGACCGTGCTGTTCCCGGTCACTGGGAAGGTGATTTGATCATCGGGCTGGAGCGTTCCGCGATCGGCACCGTGGTCGAGCGGTCGACCCGGTTCACGATGCTAGTCCATCTGCCCCGCGAGGACGGATACGGCACGATCCCTCGAACGAAGAACGGCCCCGCGCTGGCCGGCTACGGAGCGATCTCCATGAAGAAGGCACTCGCCAACACTATGTCGACGCTGCCCGAGCAGCTGACACGGTCCGTGACATGGGACCGCGGCAAGGAAATGTCGGCACACGCGCAGTTCCGCATCGAGACCGGCATCCCCGTATTCTTCGCCGATCCCCACAGCCCATGGCAGCGAGGCACGAACGAGAACACGAACGGACTCCTGCGCCAGTACTTCCCGAAGGGCACCGACCTCTCGCGCTGGTCCGCCGAAGAAATCGAAGCCGTCGCCCACACACTGAACACCAGGCCACGCAAGACACTCGGTTGGAAGACCCCGGCCGAAGCATTCAACGAGCAGCTACTGTTGCTCCAACAGACCAGTGTTGCAACGACCGGTTGA